GTAACTATCTCCCGATCAAAGCCGTGTGGAAAATTcgacttattttaattaacatttgtaaattattttgttaaatgttaaATGATCATGCGTTGCCCTGAAAGACTACatcaaatttacttatatttataagagGCTTCAGGACAGTCTCTGAAGTCAATGCATTTTTAGGGatcaatcaaaaagaaaaaatggagtAACGTAGCTCAATTGACAACAATTAAAAACTTGagctgaaaaaaatcaacttttattttaaagtgtaaTTAAAATGGACAGAGGGCTTAATTATTTACGAATAATTATTCGTCGATCAAATGGATCTGATATGAAACTGTTCCGTATCTGATGTATAAAAGGTTATTGTAGTCATATCGGATGTGAAAGCTCTACACACTTGAGCAAAGACTCTctcctataaaaagaaaaggtgGGTATGAAAGAATATCATTCAGAGCGAGTTCTGTCATACAAGGATCaaactgaaacaaaaaaaaaggacagCAAAATGCTTTGGATTCCTTGTCTTCTTATAACCAACTTAATAGCTGTACATGGCCTCACTCCAAAGAATGCAATCTTATTGGCGGAAGAAGAACTCTCTGACTTTCCAGAAGGCGATGCCCTTTGCTCTCTTGGGAATCGTTATAAGAAAGTAACGAAGAGGTAAGTACTTTTACCCAAGTTATAGTCTGAATCAGTGAATGCATTGTCTATTTAGCATCTAACTAATTATActtcaatcatattttgatttatattttatccagcTCCCTACAAATGTCAAAGAGAAATGCTCTTTTCAAGAATGCAATGAACAAATTAGAGCGTGTGGGAAGGAAAACTAAGAATTTCGAAGAGGAAGTCAAGAATCTTCTCTCTGAAAAATTTCGTGATGATGCTCCATGCTCCTCTACAGCAACCAGTACCTGCACCAGTACTGACTCCAAGTTCAGAACCATTGATGGCACCTGCAACAATAAGGAGAACACAAGTTGGGGGCTACCGGTGCTCCTTTGATTCGTTTATTGAAAGCTCGCTATGGAAATGCTGCTTCTACTCCAAAAACAAAGGGTCTTTTTACACCAAGTAAGTAATAGTCCcagttcatttattaatatgaatagtatcatgatataattttttctctaacATAAATAGGAGACGCAAAATGTGCCCAGCCAGGAGAACTCCCTAATCCCAGATTGGTCAGCTCCACCTTTCACCCTGACATGAATGTACCTCACACTCTCGCTACTCACATTTTGACACAATTTGGCCAATATTTGGATCATGACATGTCTTTAACACCTGAAGCCCATGTGAGCAATTGCTGTACTGACAATAGCCAGGAAGGATGCAGTGCTATAAGTATTCCAAGCAATGATCCTTTCTTTTCCACTGTGTCACAAACTTGTCTCGAATTTACTCGATCCGAGCATTACTGTGACTCTTCACCACGAGAACAATTCAACATTATTACCAGCTATGTTGACGCTTCAAATGTCTACGGATCCGACTCCACCCGCCTTCGCAGTCTACGAGACGACAATAACTATCTTCTTAAGACCACAAAATCTGCAACAGGGAAGGAACTTCTCCCAAAGAATGCTGCAGGTGATTACATTGCAGGAGATGTAAGAGCCACTGTGATTCCTGGACTTGCAGCAATGCACACTTTGTTTGTCCGTGAACATAACAGAATTGCCAAtcagattttgaaagaattccCAACCATGGACAAAGAAACCATATTCGAAGAGGCTCGCAGGATTGTTGGTGCTGAAAATCAAAACGTTGTCTATGGACAATATCTTTCATCCCTTTTCAGTCCCAAGTTAATGGATCGCTTTGGTTTAAGAATGACTTCTAAATCAACATACGATCCTAAAATCAATGCAGCTATCTCTAATGGATTTGCTACTGCAGCATACCGATTTGGACACTCTATGGTTCAAGGTGATATTCAAAGAATAGGTCTCACTGCTGCAGATTCCAATACCTCCTTCTTTCCAAAGGATGCATTTTTCAATATGCAACACTATGAAGCAAAGGATGGATTAGGCCTTGAGGAAGTTATTTTGGGTCTTTTGCATCAGCCTTCCCAATCATATGATCGTCTCGCCATTGATGATATCACTAATCATCTCTTCAATGGTGGTAAAGCATTTGGATCGGATTTAATTGCAAGAAACATTCAAAGAGGAAGAGATCATGGGCTTCCTACTTATGGATTCTGGAGACAGCACTGTGATCTTCAACCTCTTTGTGATTGGAATAAAAAACCAGGTAGTATCAAACAAAGTAACTGggatattttgaagaaactcTACAACAGTCCTAATGACATTGATTTGTTCACTGCTGGCCTTGCTGAGAATCCAAGTGAAGGCTCTGTCTTAGGAGAGACCTTTAGCTGTATACTTGGAAAAcagtttgaaaatttgaaaaatggagaTCGGTATTTCTTTACACACACTAACCAAGCTAGCTCTTTCACGGAATCTCAAATCAATAATATCCGAACCCGTACTTTGGGTCAAATCATCTGTGATAACACGGATATTCAAAAAGTGAGAGCAAATGTTTTCAAGCTCGACTCTGACTGGATTGATTGCCCAAGTGTCTCCACTCTTAATATCAGAGCCTTCATTCAAAGCACTCCTTAAGAGAGAtacgaaattgttttatttggaATTTCAAATCGTCTGTACTTTTTAAATgcatactattaatattatttttttttcatgttatttttaaagtccATGATGTTTGCATCGTTTGCAGTGTTGTACCTAATTCTTTCTACagaattacaataaataaactatcaTTTCTATTCagcatataaaaaacaaatttgtgggctttttcttactttaaaaattcaaacctattgaaaaattatatagttcaagtgtaagattatttttgtaccCCTCCAAAGATATCCAATTTACAGGTTAACAAGCATCCGCTTGAATTTGCTTCATTTTAAACTACATTCCTTctcttgttttaaataattttcttgtatttttggcatgtaaaaaaagaaaccgataattaacatggtaaccatgcCGATATGAAAAATGTTGTGGAAGAGAGCGGCTTAAGTGTCATGACggttcattagatcagctatgaTCAACTTTGATAAtggcattggcaagaattactccaatttttATGCCCATTCTTCTCTGAGTtccacaaggacttacatttaaaaCTCTTGAATGaatcttcagggttactctccgtctttttaAACCCATACAAAAGTTCTATCAAACATAGAATATTGTTGAAAGAAATTCAATACGACTCGGTGAGGTAAATCATAACGACAACAGCTAGAAAGTTTATTCTTTAggttaccaattcaaaaaaaaaaaaaaaaattatcatacatGATTGACTGTTTTGCGTAACTACGAGATGATTTTTAGACTTggatatgtttcttttttaagaaacgGTTGTTtggtacaataaaggtaacgacgtttTATGTCAAGAGTAGTTCTTTAGAAAACTGTATTTGAATACGACCTTTCATATGTTGAGTTGGAAATCAAGAAACATGCACAAAATAATGTGTTgagttatttgtttttatgtattatacaaagtggtccattaaaatacttgaaattttaaaattgaacaagGTTTATTAGCTAACAATAGAATTTCGatataattaatactaaaaatagatgtgtctatgaactctcttaatcattaatgtagccgcccatagtggtaatgatggcttccaggtggtggtggAAGCCATAGCATCCATTGATTATGTATGGTCTACTGTTTATCACAGTTTTCGTATGAAAGACACTCCAAGCCTTCCCCTCGACGTGCACACAAAATGTATGGTAGAGGGTTGGCATCCGGGCTGTAGGGGGgccaaaagagttcaaaagaagtAAAAAGACTCATTTATAAGATCCTTGCAGAAGAGAAGATGGGCTTCTTGCaatgttggtgtcaaaagtggcctctccaccctcaaaaggctctttctacccactCTGGATAGTCATTTCTAAATCCCcgagatttcttgcatgggcccAGGACTTGAGATAATTGGCATgcgctgtttttttttattactcctCCGGATTTAGCGGGGGCTCTTTGAAAGATCTTTTATCGTCCCAAACTTTTTGGACTTACTGAAGGTCTAGACGACGCCCAACTTCTTAGATTGCGTGTATAtaaattcgtcgatcatgttcaactatcattttctcgacttatacgtTAGTAAACCCCTTCCCAATGCTGTTTCTGGATCCAGTGAAGGACTTGGCTATGTAACATATTCAGATAGGCACCTTGATTGACTTTCTCCCTAAGGCTCTGACCCCGCCACCTACCGTTTTGGCTGTTGTAAGCCAGCTCCGAGAAGGAGATCTTCTCGTTAGTCCAAATTATTGAAACGTGTCTACAAGAATGGATGAATATCAGAAGCACCTTAACCCAGGTCTGCCTTTTGGCCATCTTGGTTTCGCTAAGAAGCTGCTGCTTTTGTAGACGATACGGTTTCTTACTCAGGTTTTCTTTGACCATCCTACGCATGgtttttccgaaaaatatttcaaattgaattataatgaaaaatagttaaagagaaaaataatacatatagaaCTTATTGCAAcccatgttttatatatttttccccctacaaaacatccaaatttcataacatacttttattttgttcatttcttAGAGTTTTAGAGTGacaattagttgttttttaaattaaaaagtactaTACCTTGTCATTGGCACGCGTGCCACTGTTGGCACACGGAAGCATATTCACTGGAACGGGTACATTAGAACATATTCCAATAGTTTGTGTGTGTtcttttaccattattgttgatagtgacacactcattgattagcaATTTTAAAGTTGGTACTCCATGTCTCAAATGTAATCTACCCCTGATGTATAATCATCTCTTGGAAGACTCTGTTGAAGATGATCCTTggcaaaatttataatttcttctcGTATATCTTCACTGTGGCATGCTAttgcaatatttacaattcCAGGCTCGTAATTAGTTTTGTCTATCATTTGCCacattttttggaatcttttgaaGAGTTAAACCTCGGTAGAAGTAATATCTCCCTTGCATTTCCTGGTAAACTTGTACCGCTTGATCGTGTAGTGGACCAATGACTTGGATACATCAGAAGTTAATGAAAATCTTAAAGAAGAGATTGACTACCATAGAAAGGAGTAATACGGATTGCAATGATTATAATAAGTTAACCAGAAGAAGAAGACCTAGTAAATTCAATTGAACATAATGTAATTTTGGAGAGAAcccttaaattaaaatttacctGAATTGAGCACATAAGGAGGCtttgttttatataacaatGGATTGACAATTCCAAAAGGGAAAATCTTCATTATTCACATCAAGAAAGGAAAGAGCCAGACAAATAGTTTACTAGCCGAAACTGAATatggaaattcaaaaaattgtacagTCAGGTAGGAAATGTATGAAAGGTTACCAAaggaatcacttttttttttgtgatttgacTCCAATAAGACCGTTTGAAATTGCATCTGCTGACCTGTTCAAGagtaaaagtaaaaatcatATCGTTTATGGTGATAAAATaactagttataaatatatagaagaatTTTAAGAGAGTTCCTAATTCTAAGGATGTATTGGTTTATtagttaatgatataatataatataattgtgatAATAATCAGTCCTCATCATTATTGGATCGTTCTAAACATAACAGCTGTGATTCCTTTAGTTCAAATACGTTGTTAGGAATTAGGAATCATGCAATCATGTTGTAAGGTTGATGGATAACTAATTAgctaatttgatattttagaatttaaacacatttttttcttttttaaactccagcaaataaacattttaacgTCACTTTAAAGGATTCGTTTTAGCTTAGGGCTCAACTACTTCTCTAAAATGTCAATGTTAACAGACAATATAAAGTTAAGCTTTAAAAATTGTGACTAAACTGAACTGGATGGATCAATCGGAGAAGTTAATTCTATTGATATGAGGATACAAGAAATAGATAcaaggaaaaaattcaaaagagtaGACTGGGTTAAATTAAAGGATTAATGGATCGACGTGGAAGATTCCTGTTCTAGGTATAAGAATGTATAGGGAACTTCAAATTACGTGTTTGAGGTAACAGTCGACTAGTATCATACAAATCAAATTATCCCTATTGATAGACGTCTTTTTAATCATGGATTTCCCCGTGTGCATCGGCAAGGTCTGAGATGCTTTAGATTTGGCCTCAGTCGTCAATTGCACTTGAAAAGATTTatgattttcaaatatgtatctGTCGTCAACAAAAAGTTAGACCTCACTTAAAAATCACGGCTGATTCAAATGCACCTTACTTATCTTCAAAACCATCTAAACCAGTTgatgacaataaaaataaattaaaaacattaatactaATAAAGTCGATTAGGCTAGAGATGAAAGaagtaatatgaatattattttcagcGCGGACCATTTCAGCTTTCAGCTCGGTATCATTTTGGCGTagcacatatatattatattagaattaCCATCAATCAGGATGGTATCATCACTAAATAGTGgaataacaacaataaacatAAACATGTAAGCAGTAATcacttcttaatttatattcttgatGGGACATGGAATCCGTTCTGTTTACTTCGTGTACGCAGTATGTCTACCTTGAACCCTGAAATAGACTCTTATATTATGCCACAGGAGTCTGACTCCTCAAACAACACAATGGCCAATATCTTTCGAGGTAAGATGTCAAGAACTACTTATCAATGGTCCTAACCAACGTGTTGGAAAAGCGGAAGAAGCTTCTACTCTTCCAATGTACTGAGACTGAAGTATACTCTCTCCTAACGGCTTACGAAGAGAAGTGGAGTGGAAGGTGAGATGATGAAAAGTTATTGGATCGACGGCAGATCCTGTTCTAGAGGTTAGAAACTGGCGAGGAAGAGTATTTAGTTTACTATTTGGCATGACTATGGATGCAAGCTGAGGATTTCGAAGATCAGACCCTACGCAACATGAAAATAGTGTGTGGGGGGCGGGGAGTGCTCCGTGGACTGAAAAGATTCCTGACGTTTTCGACTCTTATCTGAATGTAGTTGATCTATTTTGTCTGAGAATAAACTCCgatagtatttattatacttCTTGCGTTCCACCTCTAAGGAATGTTACGGGTCAAAGATGAGGCCGTACTTCATTATTTATCTCTAGTCTTAAACGATCTCATCATTCACTAAACTCTTTTAACTTTCTGCAATTAACTAtatcattcatttaataatGCACTTAGgtatatcatatttaaacacatcaataattatttttttctaattctgaCTCTTCTAGGATTTGGTGTGCTTGATGCAATATGTTCGAAAAATTACATACTTAGAAACTTTTAGAATTCATTTATCAATCATAGAGATTCAGCTTGTTCtcagaaaaatgtaaaaaaaagctGCACTCTTTTATAGTAAATTCAACCTAAATCTTccaatattaatcttttttatcttattaatctttttttgtataaaatttaatcatttcagGAGTTATCCACAAAAGGGCTTTGACTTTATATATGTTGTGGAATTGATATATTAAGAATGACATTTATTAGTTAGAGTAAAAAGaccctatattattaaattacaataaaacaaaaattgattatatcatACGAATAGTCATATTTTTTCACAGTGCATCGATTAAATCGAAATGAGCACGTTGCCACTCTGTGGACTTCCCTCCACCTTGggaatttattttgatgaacCGTCAAGTCTGGGTTACCATGGATTTCCTGTAGATTCTGTAAATGAATCCTTCAAATGCGTTGATCTCTCTCTTTTGTACAAACTCTCTGGTACAGATTTTGACTTGATGATGGGATGTCagaatttatatgtaataacataACAGAAAAGAATATACATTGCAGACAAAACGTTCGagaaaagagatatatattatctttaggAATATAGAATTATCTttcacttgttttccaatgacaaagaagactcaaaagtaataaagaaatcaaggttGAGCTTGAAATGTTGAGGtgatataattatccatatacaTTGCACAAACTTTATCTTATAAATGAAGATATATCAATGTTATGGATCGGACACTGAAGGAATCTTatcaatgaatgtttttttctttttagagtaggagacgaaacATTATTTTGTGTATGTTTCTTGATTTCCAACTCAACATATGAAAGGTCGTATTCAAATACAGTTTTCTAAGGAACTACTCTTGACATAaaacgtcgttacctttattgtaccaAACAACCGtttcttaaaaagaaacatatccAAGTCTAAAAATCATCTCGTAGTTACGCAAAACAGTCAATCatgtatgataattttttttttttttttttttttgaaattggtaacCTAAAGAATAAACTTTCTAGCTGTTGTCGTTATGATTTACCTCACCGAGTCGTATTGAATTTCTTTCAACAATATTCTATGTTTGATAGAACTTTTGTATGGGTTtaaaaagacggagagtaaccctgaagattCATTCAAGAGttttaaatgtaagtccttgtggaACTCAGAGAAGAATGGGCATaaaaattggagtaattcttgccaatgccaTTATCAAAGTTGAtcatagctgatctaatgaaccGTCATGACACTTAAGCCGCTCTCTTCCACAACATTTTTCATATCGgcatggttaccatgttaattatcggtttcttttttttttacatgccaaaaatacaagaaaattatttaaaacaagagAAGGAATGTAGTTTAAAATGAAGCAAATTCAAGCGGATGCTTGTTAACCTGTAAATTGGATATCTTTGGAGGggtacaaaaataatcttacacttgaactatataatttttcaataggtttgaatttttaaagtaagaaaaagcccacaaatttgttttttatatgctGAATAGAAAtgatagtttatttattgtaattctGTAGAAAGAATTAGGTACAACACTGCAAACGATGCAAACATCATggactttaaaaataacatgaaaaaaaaaaataatattaatagtatgcATTTAAAAAGTACAGACGATTTGAAATtccaaataaaacaatttcgtaTCTCTCTTAAGGAGTGCTTTGAATGAAGGCTCTGATATTAAGAGTGGAGACACTTGGGCAATCAATCCAGTCAGAGTCGAGCTTGAAAACATTTGCTCTCACTTTTTGAATATCCGTGTTATCACAGATGATTTGACCCAAAGTACGGGTTCGGATATTATTGATTTGAGATTCCGTGAAAGAGCTAGCTTGGTTAGTGTGTGTAAAGAAATACCGAtctccatttttcaaattttcaaactgTTTTCCAAGTATACAGCTAAAGGTCTCTCCTAAGACAGAGCCTTCACTTGGATTCTCAGCAAGGCCAGCAGTGAACAAATCAATGTCATTAGGACTGTTGTAgagtttcttcaaaatatccCAGTTACTTTGTTTGATACTACCTGGTTTTTTATTCCAATCACAAAGAGGTTGAAGATCACAGTGCTGTCTCCAGAATCCATAAGTAGGAAGCCCATGATCTCTTCCTCTTTGAATGTTTCTTGCAATTAAATCCGATCCAAATGCTTTACCACCATTGAAGAGATGATTAGTGATATCATCAATGGCGAGACGATCATAATTGGGAAGGCTGATGCAAAAGACCCAAAATAACTTCCTCAAGGCCTAATCCATCCTTTGCTTCATAGTGTTGCATATTGAAAAATGCATCCTTTGGAAAGAAGGAGGTATTGGAATCTGCAGCAGTGAGACCTATTCTTTGAATATCACCTTGAACCATAGAGTGTCCAAATCGGTAGGCTGCAGTAGCAAATCCATTAGAGATAGCTGCATTGATTTTAGGATCGTATGTTGATTTAGAAGTCATTCTTAAACCAAAGCGATCCATTAACTTGGGACTGAAAAGGGATGAAAGATATTGTCCATAGACAACGTTTTGATTTTCAGCACCAACAATCCTGCGAGCCTCTTCGAATATGGTTTCTTTGTCCATGGTTGggaattctttcaaaatctgaTTGGCAATTCTGTTATGTTCACGGACAAACAAAGTGTGCATTGCTGCAAGTCCAGGAATCACAGTGGCTCTTACATCTCCTGCAATGTAACCACCTGCAGCATTCTTTGGGAGAAGTTCCTTCCCTGTTGCAGATTTTGTGGTCTTAAGAAGATAGTTATTGTCGTCTCGTAGACTGCGAAGGCGGGTAGAGTCGGATCCGTAGACATTTGAAGCGTCAACATAGCTGGTAATAATGTTGAATTGCTCTCTTGGTGAAGAGTCACAGTAATGCTCGGATCGAGTAAATTCGAGACAAGTTTGTGACACAGTGGAAAAGAAAGGATCATTGCTTGGAATACTTATAGCACTGCATCCTTCCTGGCTATTGTCAGTACAGCAATTGCTCACATGGGCTTCAGGTGTTAAAGACATGTCATGATCCAAATATTGGCCAAATTGTGTCAAAATGTGAGTAGCGAGAGTGTGAGGTACATTCATGTCAGGGTGAAAGGTGGAGCTGACCAATCTGGGATTAGGGAGTTCTCCTGGCTGGGCACATTTTGCGTCTCCTATTTATGttagagaaaaattatatcatgaTACTATTCATATTGATAAATGAACTGGGACTATGTACTTACTTGGTGTAAAAAGACCCTTTGTTTTTGGAGTAGAAGCAGCATTTCCATAGCGAGCTTTCAATAAACGAATCAAAGGAGCACCAGTAGCCCCCCAACTTGTGTTCTCCTTATTGTTGCAGGTGCCATCAATGGTTCTGAACTTGGAGTCAGTACTGGTGCAGGTACTGGTTGCTGTAGAGGAGCATGGAGCATCATCACGAAATTTTTCAGAGAGAAGATTCTTGACTTCCTCTTCGAAATTCTTAGTTTTCCTTCCCACACGCTCTAATTTGTTCATTGCATTCTTGAAAAGAGCATTTCTCTTTGACATTTGTAGGGAgctggataaaatataaatcaaaatatgattgaagTATAATTAGTTAGATGCTACATAGACAATGCATTCACTGATTCAGACTATAACTTGGGTAAAAGTACTTACCTCTTCGTTACTTTCTTATAACGATTCCCAAGAGAGCAAAGGGCATCGCCTTCTGGAAAGTCAGAGAGTTCTTTTTCCGCCAATAAGATTGCATTCTTTGGAGTGAGGCCATGTACAGCTATTAAGTTGGTTATAAGAAGACAGGGGATCCAAAGCATTTTGctgtcttttttttgtttcagtttGATCCTTGTATGACAGAACTCGCTCTGAATGATATTCTTTCATTCCcaccttttctttttataggagAGAGTCTTTGCTCAAGTGTGTAGAGCTTTCCATCCAAGTTGACTACAATAACCTTTAATACATCAGATAAGGAACAGTTTCATATCAGATCCATTTGATCGACGAATAActattatttca
The genomic region above belongs to Lepeophtheirus salmonis chromosome 8, UVic_Lsal_1.4, whole genome shotgun sequence and contains:
- the LOC121123239 gene encoding peroxidase mlt-7, giving the protein MNVPHTLATHILTQFGQYLDHDMSLTPEAHVSNCCTDNSQEGCSAISIPSNDPFFSTVSQTCLEFTRSEHYCDSSPREQFNIITSYVDASNVYGSDSTRLRSLRDDNNYLLKTTKSATGKELLPKNAAGDYIAGDVRATVIPGLAAMHTLFVREHNRIANQILKEFPTMDKETIFEEARRIVGAENQNVVYGQYLSSLFSPKLMDRFGLRMTSKSTYDPKINAAISNGFATAAYRFGHSMVQGDIQRIGLTAADSNTSFFPKDAFFNMQHYEAKDGLGLEEVILGLLHQPSQSYDRLAIDDITNHLFNGGKAFGSDLIARNIQRGRDHGLPTYGFWRQHCDLQPLCDWNKKPGSIKQSNWDILKKLYNSPNDIDLFTAGLAENPSEGSVLGETFSCILGKQFENLKNGDRYFFTHTNQASSFTESQINNIRTRTLGQIICDNTDIQKVRANVFKLDSDWIDCPSVSTLNIRAFIQSTP
- the LOC121123279 gene encoding peroxidasin homolog, producing MLWIPCLLITNLIAVHGLTPKNAILLAEKELSDFPEGDALCSLGNRYKKVTKSSLQMSKRNALFKNAMNKLERVGRKTKNFEEEVKNLLSEKFRDDAPCSSTATSTCTSTDSKFRTIDGTCNNKENTSWGATGAPLIRLLKARYGNAASTPKTKGLFTPRDAKCAQPGELPNPRLVSSTFHPDMNVPHTLATHILTQFGQYLDHDMSLTPEAHVSNCCTDNSQEGCSAISIPSNDPFFSTVSQTCLEFTRSEHYCDSSPREQFNIITSYVDASNVYGSDSTRLRSLRDDNNYLLKTTKSATGKELLPKNAAGGYIAGDVRATVIPGLAAMHTLFVREHNRIANQILKEFPTMDKETIFEEARRIVGAENQNVVYGQYLSSLFSPKLMDRFGLRMTSKSTYDPKINAAISNGFATAAYRFGHSMVQGDIQRIGLTAADSNTSFFPKDAFFNMQHYEAKDGLGLEEVILGLLHQPSQL